One stretch of Brachyhypopomus gauderio isolate BG-103 chromosome 8, BGAUD_0.2, whole genome shotgun sequence DNA includes these proteins:
- the mafaa gene encoding transcription factor MafAa — protein MATDLAMSAELPNSPLAIEYVNDFDLMKFEVKKEPPESDRYCHRLPPGSLSSTPISTPCSSVPSSPSFCAPSPGAQPGQNLGNGMNTNSNNGGGNSNNNQGVSGKPQLEDLYWIPNYQHHINPEALNLTPEDAVEALIGNAHHHHTHHHHQPYESFRGQQYVGEDLSTASSGHHHPAHHHHHHHHGHHAHARLEDRFSDEQLVSMTVRELNRQLRGFSKEEVIRLKQKRRTLKNRGYAQSCRYKRVQQRHMLETEKCTLQNQVEQLKQDIARLAKERDLYKEKYEKLASRTYNGGGGTNSRDPSSGNHGKTSAEFFM, from the coding sequence ATGGCTACTGATCTCGCCATGAGCGCCGAGTTGCCCAACAGCCCCTTGGCCATAGAGTATGTGAACGATTTCGACCTTATGAAGTTTGAAGTTAAAAAAGAGCCCCCTGAGTCCGACCGCTACTGCCACCGCCTGCCGCCGGGCTCCCTGTCTTCCACGCCCATCAGCACACCCTGCTCCTCCGTGCCTTCTTCGCCCAGTTTCTGCGCGCCCAGTCCGGGTGCGCAGCCGGGCCAAAACCTTGGCAATGGCATGAATACTAACAGCAACAACGGTGGAGGTAACAGCAACAACAATCAAGGCGTTTCGGGCAAGCCCCAGCTGGAAGACCTCTACTGGATCCCCAACTACCAGCACCACATCAACCCGGAGGCCCTGAACCTGACACCGGAGGACGCCGTGGAAGCGCTCATCGGCAAcgcacaccatcaccacacccatcaccaccaccagcccTACGAGAGCTTCCGAGGGCAGCAGTACGTGGGCGAGGACCTCTCCACGGCCTCGAGCGGCCACCACCATCCcgcgcaccaccaccaccaccaccaccacggccATCACGCGCACGCGCGTCTCGAGGACCGCTTCTCCGACGAGCAGCTGGTCAGCATGACGGTGCGCGAGCTCAATCGGCAGCTGAGGGGCTTCAGCAAAGAAGAGGTGATCCGTCTCAAGCAGAAACGGCGGACCTTGAAGAATCGGGGCTACGCGCAGTCGTGCCGGTACAAGCGCGTGCAGCAGCGGCACATGCTCGAGACTGAGAAGTGCACCCTGCAGAATCAGGTGGAGCAGCTCAAGCAGGACATCGCGCGCCTGGCCAAAGAGCGGGATCTGTACAAAGAGAAGTACGAGAAGCTCGCGAGCCGAACCTACAACGGCGGCGGCGGTACCAACAGCCGGGACCCGTCCAGCGGCAATCACGGCAAAACCTCAGCGGAGTTCTTCATGTGA